One stretch of Brachyhypopomus gauderio isolate BG-103 chromosome 10, BGAUD_0.2, whole genome shotgun sequence DNA includes these proteins:
- the tmem218 gene encoding transmembrane protein 218: MAGTGAGAALLGAGTGVFLTAAIWSVTLLLCLILSRVAGPTKLGIIPIVFVALTITLILVLFPRSPEVPSPIKETEIVDSFFIGRYVLLSVVGVVFLAALFMLLPLYLMEPVYAKPLRAH; encoded by the exons ATGGCGGGCACGGGCGCGGGCGCGGCGCTGCTGGGCGCGGGCACGGGCGTCTTCCTCACTGCGGCGATATGGAGCGTGACTCTGCTGCTCTGCCTTATTCTGTCCCGCGTCGCTGGTCCAACAAA ACTGGGCATCATCCCTATTGTGTTCGTGGCTCTAACCATCACCTTGATCCTGGTGCTGTTCCCTCGTTCCCCCGAAGTGCCGTCCCCTATTAAAGAGACCGAG ATAGTGGACTCCTTCTTCATCGGCCGCTACGTGCTCCTGTCCGTAGTGGGCGTGGTCTTCCTGGCAGCTCTCTTCATGCTCTTGCCCTTGTACCTCATGGAGCCGGTGTATGCCAAACCCCTGAGAGCCCACTAG